The following are encoded together in the Streptomyces sp. NBC_00341 genome:
- a CDS encoding toxin-antitoxin system YwqK family antitoxin has product MTSPKRIDIDDPEVDMDGGGNLSYKGEPFTGEVAEYAGDSLISLDEYADGVLHGKSQEWHLNGTLSSAGLAKHGHPVGTWKQWHPNGSIASERVFAAAGRTMLSDRAWDENGNLTREWQRNTD; this is encoded by the coding sequence ATGACTTCACCCAAGAGAATCGACATCGACGACCCCGAGGTCGACATGGATGGCGGGGGAAATCTCTCCTACAAAGGAGAACCCTTCACGGGAGAGGTGGCAGAGTATGCAGGCGACTCACTCATAAGCCTGGATGAATATGCCGATGGAGTCCTGCACGGAAAGAGCCAGGAGTGGCACTTGAATGGCACTCTTAGCTCCGCAGGCCTGGCGAAACATGGTCACCCCGTGGGAACGTGGAAACAATGGCACCCCAACGGATCGATCGCCTCGGAACGCGTATTCGCAGCAGCCGGAAGAACCATGCTCTCCGATAGGGCTTGGGACGAGAACGGAAATCTCACGAGGGAGTGGCAGAGAAATACTGATTGA